The following are from one region of the Plasmodium gaboni strain SY75 chromosome 12, whole genome shotgun sequence genome:
- a CDS encoding putative membrane protein (conserved Plasmodium membrane protein, unknown function): MAQDSSDIIMSVIIDFEIYITIFILLVFFATKKINKIIDSNFYNNDKLFKRLSKHFYIAEVSAYFSPLRYIFQSAVYHSYYFLTIFILIYIFRLYSSYKKWMRQYFVSYFSFSNFYREDINEPGMVPEYDGLNVTFIISFVFGNLASFYFYKYLCNIFKRDSKRYIDIRRTNVLNYCVQLAKDAYNEFIKNQLQKKKKNAKNSKNKKNKKIPKFKFELNANPDTLIINSDNNPYEQNENNVGPEIKLKKKNNILFKMLNIVYINTHVLHGENTLYEEHPLKKKKDLKFDIKKLLLKLVKILWNFIMALRRIQATKDEVKVVDTTKEEFSNQKNDMKNGMVDMKNEVVDMKNEMVDMKNEVVDMENETTDKENGTTDKENGTTDKEYEINDVKDEMSESINNMNNIHNIDNLNNSYNTNSTTNEEHISPSININDIKINNNNETDEAKHTPQGSTISNISMNGNEKNEDKMIDKDNILMSSSNAEELKKNQNDIINSSTTTNNNSNNNNSNNNNNSNNNKAGDLQNDVVNKENITAETEYTDINLCDIKSSHHEVFVCNSHYQFKSIIEILMLNLPIYFFFKNKLYVKTSFTIMLYILNFIIWNIITVLSMIKPSLLVYYYIINEHISEILTENINEFEKKIMLHFFYGFFCSSLIYLKYYFKIEFKLIRIEHINNIDRMINKSLNEAHKLKLKKIIKNYDKLKIFPLLLDYQKKCIYVEKTLLKNNKEIEELKKQRKLKNEQLCLENINKIAQYCDKETANELLNKIKNILLNELPERLINNLTQKLTDEIYDSMKKEHISSEYKENNNSTSLSSPSSSFSPLKKGLIQRFIHGRKVNKNDEDLNNNSKD; the protein is encoded by the coding sequence ATGGCACAAGATAGCTcagatataataatgtcCGTAATAATAGATTTTGAAATATACATAAcaatattcatattattagTATTTTTTGCAACTAAGAAAatcaataaaataattgattccaatttttataataatgataaattatttaagAGATTATcaaaacatttttatatagCAGAAGTGTCTGCATATTTTAGTCCGttaagatatatatttcaaagTGCTGTatatcattcatattattttctaacaatatttatattaatatatatttttagatTATATTCTAGTTATAAGAAATGGATGAGACAATATTTTGTATCATATTTTAGTTTCTCAAATTTTTATAGAGAAGATATTAATGAACCAGGAATGGTTCCAGAATATGATGGATTAAATgttacatttattatatcatttgtGTTTGGAAACTTGGcttctttttatttttataaatatttatgtaatatatttaaaagagATAGTAAACgatatatagatataagAAGAACTAATGTATTAAATTACTGTGTACAATTAGCAAAGGACGCTTATAatgaatttataaaaaatcaacttcaaaaaaaaaaaaaaaatgcCAAAAATTctaaaaacaaaaaaaataaaaaaataccCAAATTTAAATTTGAATTAAATGCTAACCCAGATACGTTAATTATTAATAGTGATAATAATCCATATGAGCAAAATGAGAATAATGTAGGTCCTGAAATTAAActaaagaaaaaaaataatattttatttaaaatgCTTAACattgtttatattaatacacATGTATTACATGGAGAAAATACATTATATGAAGAACATCctttaaaaaagaaaaaggaCTTGAAATTTGATATCAAGAAACTTCTTTTAAAATTGGTAAAGATTTTGTGGAATTTTATAATGGCTTTAAGAAGGATACAGGCAACAAAGGATGAAGTCAAAGTGGTTGATACAACGAAGGAAGAGTTTTCaaatcaaaaaaatgatatgaAAAATGGAATGGTTGATATGAAAAATGAAGTGGTTGATATGAAAAACGAAATGGTTGATATGAAAAATGAAGTGGTTGATATGGAAAATGAAACGACTGATAAAGAAAATGGTACAACTGATAAAGAAAATGGTACAACTGATAAGGAGTATGAGATAAATGATGTAAAAGACGAAATGAGTGAATccataaataatatgaataatatacataatatagataatttaaataattcataCAATACGAATAGTACAACAAATGAGGAACATATCTCACCAtctattaatataaatgatattaaaataaataataataacgAAACTGATGAAGCAAAACATACACCCCAGGGTAGTACTATTAGTAACATTAGTATGAATGgtaatgaaaaaaatgaagataaaatgattgataaagataatatCTTGATGAGTTCTTCAAATGCagaagaattaaaaaaaaaccaaaatgatattattaatagtaGCACTACtactaataataatagtaacaataataatagtaacaataataacaatagtaataataataaagcTGGTGACTTGCAAAATGATGTTgtaaataaagaaaatataacTGCTGAGACAGAATATACTGATATAAATTTATGTGATATAAAATCTAGTCATCATGAAGTATTCGTATGTAATTCACATTATCAATTCAAGAGCATAATTGAAATATTAATGTTAAATTTAcctatatattttttctttaaaaataaattatatgttaaaaCATCATTCACCataatgttatatattttaaattttataatatggAATATTATAACAGTCCTATCTATGATTAAACCATCATTATTagtttattattatattataaatgaacATATTTCTGAAATATTAActgaaaatattaatgagtttgaaaaaaaaattatgcTACACTTCTTTTATGgatttttttgttcttctcttatatatttaaaatattattttaaaatagaatttaaattaataagaattgaacatataaataatattgatagAATGATTAATAAATCCTTGAATGAAGCTCATAAAttaaaattgaaaaaaatcatcaaaaattatgataaattaaaaattttcCCATTACTTTTAGATtaccaaaaaaaatgtatatatgtagaaaaaacgttattaaaaaataataaagaaatcGAAGAGTTGAAAAAACaaagaaaattaaaaaacGAACAATTGTGtttagaaaatattaataaaatagCACAATATTGTGATAAAGAAACAGCtaatgaattattaaacaaaattaaaaatatattattaaatgaattaCCTGAACGATTAATTAATAACTTAACTCAAAAATTAACAGatgaaatatatgataGTATGAAAAAAGAACATATCTCATCAGAATATaaggaaaataataattctaCATCTTTATCGTCACCTTCATCTTCATTTTCTCCTCTTAAAAAAGGTTTAATACAAAGATTCATTCATGGAAGAAAGGTTAATAAGAATGATGAAGAtctaaataataattcaaaagattaa